A stretch of DNA from Cerasicoccus sp. TK19100:
CAACAGAGGAAGAGATTTGCCTTGTGGCTTATTCTGCCTCGTATTCTGCCACCTAAACCATGACCGACCCCGAGCTACAGCGCGAAATCCTGCTCGACCACGGACATCATCCGCGGGGCGAGGGCTTGCTGGAGCCGTGTGATCTCCGCACCGAAGGCAGCAACGCCGATACGGGTGATGTCGTGCAGCTGACCCTGCGCCTGGAAAATGACGTGATTGCCGCCATTGGCTTTACCGCGCAGGGGAGTACCGTGCTGCGCGCGTCGTGTTCGATGTTGGTCGACTCGCTCACAGGTAAGACCCGCGCCGAGGCCGCCGTGCTCGCGGACCGCTTCATGGCCCTGCTCAAGCAGGAGGTGGACGACGAGGGTTGGGACGGCCTGGGCGACGCCGTTGCCCTCTGCGGCATCCGGCAGTTCCCGGCCCGCGTGCGCTGCGCGATTTTGCCCTGGCGGACCGTTGCCGGGTTGTTGGCGGAGTAGAGGGTGCGTGGTCTGTAGATTGTCGAAGGTGGCGGCCGGTGTCCTCACCGGCCAGAGCTTGAAACGATAAGAAGGAATCGGTCCGCGCTCAGGCCATATCGTCGAAACATGCCAACGGATAATCATTTATCGCCCCGCCTACATTCTGGCCGGTGGGGACACCGGCCGCCACCTTTTGAGAGTGCCCCGGATGCATTTTTCCCACCCCAATGGGCCGAATTCCGCCCAAAACAGGGCCAAAAGTGACGTTCAGGTGAAAATGGGCAGGCGCCTTGCTTTTCCGATTGGGAAAATGCTGAAATCCCGACAAGGTGCGCAGTTCATGCAAACACTGGGCCGAATACTGCTGCTTGGGCTGTTGTTAATGACAACGGCGCGCGGTGCGTTTATCGAGATGCCCGCGACGATGCAGGAGACGCTCCAGCTCGGCGTGCAGGCCTTTACCAATGGCGAGTATGACAAGGCTGCGCAGGCCTTTGACCACCTCACGGAAAAGTTCGGCCAGGAGCCGCAATACCAGCCGCTGATCCCCACCTTGCTCCCAATCCACGGCTACGCTTGTCAGATGAGTGAGCGGCCCGAGGACGCCATCGAGCTGTATAAAAAATTCCTCGCACTGGAAAACCAACAGGAGTCGCGGCGCGCCTTCGTGCTCTACAGCATGGCGCAGGCTTATCAGGCCAGCGGCGACATTCAGGAAGCGGTCGACACCTACCAGCAGTTTATCGAGACGGCGCCGGACTCGCCCGAAGCCGTGCTCAGCGCGATGCGCCAGGCCGAGCTCTATTTCGACCAAGGGGACGACCAGGCGGGCATTGACCGGCTGATCGGCTTTGCCGCCAGTGACAAAGTCCCGCCGACCCTGGGCACACAGGCGCAGCTGCGCGCGTTGCAAAAGGCGCTGGACAACCGCGACTTCAAGCAGGCCCAGTCGATCCTCTTTGGCTACGATTGGAAAGTGGAAGTCATGCCGGAACTGGCGGTGTTGACCTTTGCCGCGCTGGAGGTGGGCAACCACTTGCTCGACAAGCGTGAGTTCGAGGACGCGATCCGCGCTTACCGCCTCGTCACCCCGGCCAAGGTGCTCATGGCCGCGCAGCAGGGCCGCCTGCAGGCGCTGCAATTCGCCTGGAATGAAAAGCAGCAGGAGGCCGGCGAGGGTCACCACGCCGAGGCGATTTGGAACGACTACTACCGCAACCTCATGGGCCGCGTGCAGGGCCAGTTGGAGAGTCTGCAAACCTCGGAAGACTTCACGCCGGGCTTCCAAATGCGGCTCGGTCAGGCTTTCCTTTTTGCGGAGCGCGAGCGCGAGGCGTATATCCTCTTTCGCATGTTGGCCGAGGATGAATCCTTGAGCAACCAACTGCGGGGCTCCGCGCACTACCGTTGGATTCTCGCCGCGAACGCCTTGGAAGACTGGGACGACTCCCTGCGCATTGCGAAGCTGTTCCTCGACCGCTATCCGGACCACCCCGAGGCACCGGCGGCGATCTTCCTCATTGCGAATGCCTATCAGGAGCTCAAGGAATACCGCAAAGCCGTCGAGGTGCTGACCGAGCTGCTGGACAATTATCCTGACCACCGCCTCGCCGTTCGCTGGCAGTTCAGCCGCGGTTACAACCAACTGCTGGCGCAGGATTACCCGCCCGCGCGCAAGGATTTCGAGGCGGTCCTCGCGGGCAAGCCCGACGAATACCTGGCTGCGCAGGCCCGCCTGTGGAACGCGATGTCTTACTTCTTCGCCCGCGATTACGATGAGGCCATGAATCGCTATGAAGAGGCGCTCGCCGCCACCGCCCCGGGCAACCCGTATTACCCGGAGCTCGAATACCGCCGCGCACAGGCGCTCTACTCTGCGCGTAATTACCCGGAGGCGCTCGTCGCCACGGATGAATTTATCGAGACCTATCCGGACAACCTCCGCACGCCGGAGGCTCGCGTGCTGCGTGGCGACATCCTGATGGGCGAGGGCCGCCTGCTGGAGGCGTCCAACCAGTTTGCCCGCGTGGGGCCCGATGCTGACGCGCTCTTTACCTACGCGGTGTTTCAGCGGGGTAAGATTCAGAAGGCCATGGGCGCACACGAGCTGATGGTCGAGCACTTTACCGACTACGTCCGCCGCAAGGATGTGAAGGACAAGACCCGCATCGCCGAGGCGCTTTATTGGATCGGCTGGGCCTACGAGCGCCAGGGCGAGCCCGAGCGCGCGTTCCCGCTGTTTATCGAGGCGATAGCAGTGCATGGCAACGCGGTTAAGGCTGGCGAAACCATTGCCATTCTCCAGGCCCTGCACAAGCAGCACACGCAGTATCACCGCGGCGAGCTGTTGCTCTCCAATGCCGACGGCGATGCGATGGGCCTGCTAACCGAGCCGGACTTTATTCAATGGCTGGACGACCAGCACAAGCTTGCCGTCGAGCGCAAGGAGTGGACCTGGATGGCCCGCATTAATCTCTACCGCGCCATGCTTTACGAGAAGGTCAAGGATCGCGAGCGCGCGGGCAACGCCTTGTTTGAGATCGTGGAAAAAGCACCGCTGAAGGACCTCGACCCCGAGGCATTGGCGAAGGTGGGCACGTTTCTGACCAGCCTGGAAATCGCCTCGGCGGACGAGTATTTCGACTACCTGATTGAAGAGTATCCCAAGAGCATGCAGCTCGGCGCGGCCTACTACGGCATGGCGCAGCTCGCCGTGCAGGCCCGCGAATACGCACAGGCCGAAGCCTGGCTCAACCGCTTTGAGAACGAGACCGCCTTCCATCCGGCAGGCAACGACGCCAAGCTCCTGCGTGGTCAGTTACTGGTTACGCTCGACGAACCCGACCAAGCCATCGAGGTGCTCCAGGAACTGCTTCGGCTCAAGGCCGCCCGTGGCCGCCCCCACGCCAAGGCGCTGCTCGGCATTGCCCAGGCCCACGAGCTCAAGGGCGAGGACGACAAGGCGATCGCCTATTACCAGCGCGTTTACACGCTCTACCGCGCCTACCCGGAGGAAATCGTCGCTGCCTACGTGGCCAGTGCATCGCTCTTTGAAGAACGGGGCGACCTGCGCGCGGCTTACAATACCTGGGAAGAACTGGCCGGCGACCCGCGTTTAACATCGTTTGAAGAAGCCCAGGCGCAGGCCGCTGAAGCCATGGCCCGGCTGGAGCCGATTTTACCACCGGAGCCGGAAGCCGTCACGGCCGAGGTCGAGTCTACCACCGAAGAGGAGGCCCCGCTGTGAGAACCTTAATCGCCATTTGCCTCTTTGCGCTAGCCGCAGCAACCGCGCCCGGGATGACGCTGGAGCAGGCGCAGGCCTCGCTCAACGAACCGCAGGGCCTCGTGCTCAAGGGCCGCCGACCGCTCAGCGGCAAGGCCATGGGCGTGATTGAGAATCAGCTCGTATTCCGCTCGGCGCGCGCGGGTGGATCCCTGGACTACCGCTATAATCTCGACGAGATCGAGCGCCTGCAATTTCCGGGGAACGACGTCGCCTACGCCGCGCAGCAGGCGCTTCGCGCGGGCAACAGCGAAGAAGCGCTCATGCTGATGAAGGCCATGTTTGAGCAGCGCGGCGGCTACCTGCAGTTTTTAACGCCGGGCGAGCTGGAGTTCTTTTATCAGTATGCGGAGCTGGAGTTTCAGGAGGGCGATGCCTATGCGGGCCTTGGTGCCGGGCTGGCCTTGCAGGAGATTGTGGAGGACCCGCGCCTCCTGCGCAAGGTGGACGACCTCGTGCTGCTCGGCCACTACAAGCTGCCGCTCAAAAAGAACACCCGCGAGCTTGCCGAAAAATGGATTACCGAAGCTGAGCCCTACGGGCCCTCGGCGCTGGGCTTTTACGTGGTGGGCCAGTTGGAGTTCGACGCCGAGGAGTATCAGGCGGCGCTGTGGCAGGCCCTGGAGCCCGTTACGCTGAGCAGCCAGTTCCCCATGGATTATTTGAACTACTGCTACGCGCTCGCCATCGCCTCATGCCGGGAGCTGGAGCTGCCCGCAGAGGAGGCCAAGCTCCGCGCCGAAATGGCCGAGCGCAGCCTCACCTGGCCCGATATCGAAGTCCTTGCCGCCTACGAACAACCGCTACCTGAACCTTTAAATACCGAACCAGAACCGTCATGAACGTATCCAAACTGACCAACCGCGCCTTCTTCCTGGGCAGTGCCGCACTGCTGACCGCCACCGCGCTCTATGCGCAAGAGGAAGCCGAGGCCGCTGCGCCCAGCGGCAAAAGCCTCTTTCAGCTGATTGGCGAAGGCGGCTGGGCGATGATCCCGCTGGGCCTGTGCTCGATCTTTATGTTCTTTTTGATCTTCTATTGCTGGAAGGAAACGGTGCGCAAAAAATTCGTTCCTGATGGCGTTGCCCAACAGGCTTCGCAATACCTACAGGCCCGCCAGGTTGCCGACGCGCAAACCATCCTGCAGGGCAGCGACAGTGTGCTCACTCGTGCGCTCGTGCCCGCGCTAAACAAGGCCCGCCCCGAGCGTCCCGACGCCAACCGCGCCAAGGTGGAGACAGTCCTCGTCGAGAATTTAGAGTCCGAGGAAAACGCCGTGGGCCAATGGGTGAACTACCTGAACGTCGTTGCCGCCGTGGCCCCAATGATTGGTCTGCTCGGCACGGTGAGTGGTATGATCAGCGCCTTCCAAACGATTGGCCAAGGTGGCATGGGCCGGCCGGAGCTGCTCGCGGGCGACATTGGTGAGGCGCTTATCACCACGGCGACTGGCCTGGTGATCGGCATCCCGGCGATGGTGTTTTACTTTGTGATGAAGAACCGTTTGGGTAACCAAATGATCGCCACTGTCCAGACCGCCTCCAACCTGATCGACGATCTTGCCGAAGAGCCGGTTTACGCCGAACAGGCTGAGTAGGGGATGACGGCGGGCGTCGAAGGCTATGAGCGCGATGTCGCGCGGTTTGTGACGTCGAGCCAGCAACTGAACTTTCACGAAACGAACCGCGATTTCCTCCCGTTTCTGCCCGCTGCTCCGGCTGCGGTGCTCGACGCCGGGGCTCGCGCGGGCCGCCATGGTGGGGCTGCGCTGCCAGTTCCGCATTGAGAACCAGGCCAGCCTATTCGCTCACAAGCCGGATGTCCGCTGGGCCCGCGTGCTGCTGGAGAAGCCGGCGTAAGCTTTCCACTGATTATTTGCCAATTCGATTTGACTGTATATGCAATAAGTGGAATATTCGTTCCATGGAGATTGTTCAGGTTTACAAATGCATGTGCGACATGCAGCGTTTGAGGATCCTTAACCTCCTCAAGGATGGCCCACTTTGCGTCTGCCACTTGGTGGAAATTCTCGATGCCGATCAGGTGAAAATTTCCAAGCAGCTGCGCTACATGAAGGAGAACGGCATGGTGAAAGCCGAGCGTTTTGCGCAATGGATGATCTACAGCCTCGCCGACCCCGAGAACCCGCTGTTGCAGGACAACCTCAAGTGCCTCCAGGATAGCTTCGGCGACCACACCGCCTTTGCCAGCGACATGCAAAAGCGCGCCAAGCTCGCCGATCGCATCAAGAAGGAAACGCCCGACTGCGCCTGCGCCTTGGAAAAGTAATTTTCCATCACACGATCATGACGAAGCCCAAAGTTCTCATTCTTTGCACTGGTAACTCGTGCCGCAGCCATATGGCTGAGGGCATCCTGCGCAACGCGGCGGGCGACCTGTTCGAGATTTACAGCGCTGGCTCCAAGCCCGCTGGCTACGTGCACCCCAACGCAATCGAGGCGCTGAAGGAGATCGGTATCGACATCTCCGCGCACACCTCGAAGCACCTCGACCAATATATGGAGGCCGGCATCAGCACCGTGATCACCGTGTGCGACAACGCCGACGAAAGCTGCCCGCTCTTCCCTGGCAAGGTCAACCGATACCACTGGGGATTTGAAGATCCGCCCAAGGCCGCTCGCGAAGGCGAGAGTGAGATGGATGCCTTCCGCCGCATTCGCGACGAAATTAAGAAAGTCTTTGAAGCTTACGCGGGTGGTTACCGCGAGGCGTTAAATCATCAATTAGTCAGCTAACGAAACACGGGAAATCTACGATTCCGCCCAGCGCTCCAGTCGGCGTTTGGCACTGATTAAGCAACCATTTGATTTGGCGTAGGTCGGTCTCTACAGAGCCCGATATTTATGGCGGGGCTGACATGCGGATGGCTAATGCCAACCACATACACCGTTACTTCACCAGGATCCGCACGGGTTCGCCCGGGGTGGGATTGGTGGGTGGGGCCATTGGCTGGCCGATGAAGTTGCCGTTGTGCCACAGGCCGGATATGGGCGTTTTGCCGGACGCTGGGTTGAAGATCAGCGTGCCTTCGCCCTCGAAAACGCCATTGGCAAACGAGCCCACATAACGGTCGCCATCGGGAAATTCGTAAACGCCCTCGCCGTGCGGTAGCCCGCGCTCGAAGTCGCCGTTGTAGCGCGCGGTGGTCGGGTATTCGATGGAGCCCTTGCCGTGAGGGAGGTTGTCAACGAAGTTGCCGTGAAATTCGCGTCCATCTGCGTAGAGAATTTTGCCGTAGCCATGGCGTTGGTTATCGCGGAATTCGCCACGGTAGATGTTGCCCTCGGCGTCGGTTAGCTCGCCTTGGCCGTGCCATTTACCGTTGAGAAATTCGCCAATGTAGCTCGCGCCGTCTTCGGTGGTTTGCTTGCCCGGGCCCAAAGCGCGCCCCTGCACGAAACGCGCTTCCAGACGCCCGCCGTTGGGCCCCGTAATGACCGCCTCACCCTGAGTGACGCCGCGGTCGAACTGTCCTTCGATACGTGTGCCGTCTTCGTAAATGAGTACGCCTTTGCCGGCGATTTCGTCGTCGTAGAATTGGCCTTTGTATTCGCCCATGCCGTCGCGAATGTAGCTGCCATGGCCGGACTTTTTGCCGTCCACCCAGTCGCCATCATAATACTCGCGATCGGAGCGGAAGACGCCGCGGCCATGAAATTTACCGGCGCGAAAGGTGCCTTCATACATTTCTCCGGAGGGGCGGCGGCGTTTGCCCTGGCCATCGAGTAAGCCGTTTTTAAACTGTCCTTCCTCCCGCGTGCCATCGGCGTGGATGAACAGGCCCTTGCCCTCAATGAGCCCGTGGTGAAACTGGCCTTCGTAAAAACCTCCATGTCGCCAGGTGAGCTTGCCTTGGCCGTGAAAAAGCCCGTTTTTAAATTCCCCTTGGTAGCGCGAACTGTCGGGAAGTTGCGCCGTGCCGGTTCCGCTCTGCGGATGTTCGGAGCAAGCGGCGACGAACAGCGCAAGCGCGGCGAGGATCAGGCAAATGACGGCGTTTCTCGGCACAGATTAACAGCATGCCAGAAAATAATGGAAACGCCAGTGCGCGCTGCGGGATTTTTTGAAGGGCCAGGCGCAGTTCCGCTGAGTGGGGCAAGCCGTATCGCCGGAGTGGTTCGTTGGCGGTTGGCTTTAGCCATCCGCCTAATTGGCAAGGTCTACATGTCGGCCTCTGAAGAGACCGACCTACGCCACTCCACCGTGGCGGCTTGTCCCGCTCAGCGGGACTGCGCCCTACCTCAGACAGTTGGATTGGCCATTTGCGCAATGCGCAAATCTATCGGTCCAGCCGGAGGCTGGTTAGACTTTGAGGTCGAGGGATTCGATGCGTTTGCGGAGGGTGGCGCGGGTGATGCCGAGCAGCTTCGCCGTCTTGACCTGGTTACCGTCGAATTCCTTGAGCGCACGGATGATCATTTCGCGTTCGATTTCGCTGAGGATGCTTTCATCGAACTGGTCGCGAAGGATTTTATAAAGTGTGTCGCAGGCTTCGCCAATGGTGCCGGCGGGGGCGGCAGAGACCGGCGCGGCGATGGGCTCCGCGGTTGTCGGCGCAGGCGCTGCGGCAACCGGCATGGGCGCGGGCGTTTTGCCTTCTGCCTTGGTCGACGCCTGGTTGGAAGCGGTCGCGGCATCTCCGAATTTGCCCAGGAGCTCGTCGGGCAGGTCCTTGCGCAGGATCGCCTCACCACCGGCGACAACGGCGCTGCGGTAAACGAGGTTTTCCAGCTCGCGAACGTTGCCCGGCCAGTCGTAGGCCGTCATGATCGCCATGGCGTCACTGGAGAATCGCTTGGCGCGCGTCTTGCGGTTGCGGCCCAGCTTTTGCAGGACGAAGTCCACCAGCGAGGGGATGTCTTCCTTGCGCTCGCGGAGGGAGGGCAGGCGCAGGCGGACGACGTTCAAGCGGTAATAAAGGTCTTCGCGGAACTCGCCTTCTTCGACGAGCTTTTCGAGGTCCTTGTTCGTCGCGGCGATCAGGCGGACGTCCACTTTGATCGTTTCGTTGCCGCCGACGCGCTGGATCTCACCCTCTTGGGTGGCGCGGAGAATCTTGGTCTGCGTGGTCAGCGACATGTCGCCGATTTCGTCGAGGAAAATGGTGCCGCCGTCGCACAGCTCGAACTTACCCCGGCGCTGGGTGGTGGCACCGGTGAAGGAGCCCTTCTCGTGGCCGAACAGCTCGGACTCGATCAGGTTTTCCGGAATCGCCGCGCAGTTGACCGCGATGAACGGCCGGCCGTTACGCAAGCTGTGCTGATAAATGCAGCGCGCGACGAGCTCTTTGCCCGTGCCGCTTTCGCCGGTGATCATCACCGTCACATCGCTTGCAGCGACCTGGCCGATGATTTTAAATACTTCCTGCATTGCCTCGGACGTGCCGACGATGCCTTCGCGGTAGTCCTCGCTGTTGAGCGTGGGCTCGTATTCGTCCTTGGACTCGTGGAGGTCGGCGTAGGCGGCGAACGCCTTTTCGATCAGGCCAAGGATCTTGGCGATGTCGAACGGCTTGATGATGTAATCAAACGCGCCGAACTTCATGGCCTCGATCGCCGTCTGCGTCGTGCCAAAGGCGGTCATCAGGATGACCATCGAGTCCGGGCTGGAAGTGCGCAGGTGTTGCAGCGTTTCGATGCCCGTTATGCCGCCCATACGGTTGTCGAGCAGGATGACCGACGGCTTCTCTTTTTCAGCGACTTTCAGGCCTTCCTCTCCGGATGAAGCCTGGATGATGCGGTAGCCGCGCGCCGAGAGCACGCGTTCGAGCGAGTAGCGAAGGCCCTCGTCGTCATCGATAACCAATATGGACTGTTCTTCGGACATAGTTTGCAGTTCTCCCCAAACGGCGCGCTTTCCCTTGCGCGCAGTTTGTATGCAACTAACGTAGAGCTGAATTGTCGAAGCGCAAGTGTCTAACACATCGTGGAAAATTGGCCGTTTGTTCGGCATTCAGCTGGAAATTCATTTCACGTTTTTCCTCCTGCTGGGTTTTTATATATACGTCGGCCATCAGGCGATTGGCTGGCGGGGTTCGCTGACGCTGGGTATCATGATCGTGCTGGTCTTTGTATCGGTGGCGCTGCACGAGCTGGGCCACTGCCTGACGGCGCAGCGCTACGGCATCAAGGTGCCGCGCATTGTGTTCATGGCCATTGGCGGCATGGCGCAGATGGGCAGCATCCCGCGCGACCCGCGCAAAGAAATGATCATCACCATCAACGGCCCGTTGGTAAACTTCGCCATCGCGGCAATCCTCTTCGTGGTGCTGTGCATCACTTACAGAGATGTGGGCTACGTGGCCGAAGGAAGCGTTAACTTGCTGCGCAAATACTTTACCGACGACTACGTGCGTTCGCCGTACAACCCGTGGTCGCTCAGTTGGGTGAGCTTTGCCTGGGGGCTGCTCGGGTGGAACATCGCGATGGGCCTCTTTAACTTACTGCCGATCTTTCCGATGGACGGCGGGCGCCTGCTCCGCGCCGCGCTGGCCAAGAAGTTTAACTACCTGCAAGCCTCCAAGATCGCCGCGACTGCGGCCAAGGTGATCGCCGCGGTGCTCATCGCGTGGGCGCTGCTGGTGTCGCAGCATTACCTGCTGGCGGTGCTGCTGGTGTTTATCTGGATCGGGGGCGACGAGGAGCTGAAGTATGTCGCCGTCATCGAGCAATACGTGGGCAAGACGGTGAGCGATGTCATGGTCGATCCGCCGAAGCTGCCCGACAATACCCCGATGTCCAAGCACGCGCTGCAGGCGCATTGGCTGGTGGACGACCATACAGCGGAAATTTTCTCCAGCGCCGCCGCGTTCCCCGTCCACGCCGAGGGCGAGCTGGTGGGTGTCGTTTACCCGGACCTGCTCTGGGAAAAAGCCGGGCATTGATTTTTCAGAAACAGTTGATTAACTGCACGAAACTTTAACCAAATCTACCATGCCCTCTATTGTTCAACCTTACGTCTTTTTTAACGGCCGCTGTGACGAGGCCCTCAAGTTTTACGAAGCCGCGATCGACGCCAAGATCGACTACGTCATGCGCTTCAACGAAAGCCCGGAACCCGTGCCCGCTGAGCAAGTCCCGGCGGACTTCGATGACAAGATTATGCACTGCAGCTTCAAGGTCGGCGACTGCGTGATCATGGCCTCCGACGGCTGCGAGGAAGGCGTCGATTTCAAAGGCTTCAGCCTGTCCATCACCGTCGAAGACAAAGCCACCGCACATCGCTACTTCAACGCCCTCGCCGAAGGCGGCAAAGTAGAAATGCCGATGGGCAAGACTTTCTGGTCCCCCTGCTTCGGCATGGTCACCGACCAGTTCGGCATGAGCTGGATGATCGGCCTGGCCGGGGAGATGTAGTTTGAGTCGACAATCGCGAATTGCTGCGTTACATTTTTCCTATGAGTGTTAAAGAAATGGCCATGGAAACGATCTCTCACCTGCCGGAGGACGTTAGCTGGGAGGTTGTCAAGGAACGCATTGACTTCATGGCTGCCATTGAACGAGGCATGCAGGAGCTGGATGCTGGGCAAGGAGTTCCGATTGAAGATGTAGAAAACGATCTTCGGGAATGGCTTTCAAAGTAATCGTTGCGCCATCGGCTCGGCAAGATCTCAGTCTGATCATTGAGTATATTGCTCAACGTGATCCAGCTGCGGCCGAGCGCATTGGTTTATCGATCATCTCCACGATTAAAAGGATCGGAGAATTCCCGAGAATTGGGCGTATCGTTCCTGAATTTGGGTGGGACACGATTCGCGAGATCGTATTCAAGAACTATCGACTCATCTATCGAATCAAGGATGAGGAAATGAAGATTGAAGTAGTCCGCATCTGGCACGCCAAACGCGGACATCCGTTAATCCCTTAATCCTCCAACTGCACTTCCTTGTTGCGGTGGCGGGGGCAGCCGGCGCGGAGCCAGCCGTTGACGAATGGGTCGAGGTCGCCGTCCATGACTGCTTGCACGTTACCGGTTTCGACGCCGGTGCGCAGGTCCTTGACCATTTGGTAGGGCTGGAAAACGTAACTGCGGATCTGGTTGCCCCAGCCGATCTGGCCTTTTTCGCCGTAGAACTTTTCCATCTCCTGCCGCTTTTCGTCGAGCTTGAGTTCGTAGAGCTTCGACTTGAGCTGACGCATGGCCTGGTCCTTGTTTTTGTGCTGAGAGCGCTGGCTCTGGCAATACACGACAATGTTCGTCGGCAAGTGGGTAATGCGGATCGCGGACTCCGTCTTGTTGACGTGTTGGCCACCGGCACCGCTGGCGCGTTGGGTGTCGATGCGCAGCTCGTCCGGCGGGATGTCCAGATCGATGTCGTCATCGACTTCCGCAACCACGTCCACCGCGCAGAACGAAGTGTGGCGGCGGCTGTTGGAGTCAAACGGCGAGATGCGCACCAGGCGGTGAACGCCGCGCTCGGCCTTGGTGTAGCCGTAAGCGTTGACGCCTTCAAAGCGCAAGCTGACGCTGGAAATGCCGGCTTCTTCACCCTGTTGCAGGTCGAGAACTTCGACTTTCCAGCCGCGGTTTTCGGCCCAGCGCGAATACATGCGGTAGAGCATGTCGGCCCAGTCGCAGCTTTCGGTGCCGCCGGCACCGGCTTGCACGGAAAGAATGGCGCTGTTGCCGTCCATCGGGCCAGTCAGGAATGAGCCGATTTCGAGGTCGTCGATTTGGCTGTAAAGCGCCTTGGTCGACTTCTCAATTTCGGCCATGTATTCCGCGCCCTCTTCCTCGTCGGCTTCCTCCACTAGC
This window harbors:
- the prfB gene encoding peptide chain release factor 2 (programmed frameshift), whose amino-acid sequence is MQIEPEVRSQIEEITRRAGHLWRYLDVAGKQKRIGELEEKMSEPSFWDDQKAAQKVIGESNQCKAAIEDITKFKPLVDDLNAMVELVEEADEEEGAEYMAEIEKSTKALYSQIDDLEIGSFLTGPMDGNSAILSVQAGAGGTESCDWADMLYRMYSRWAENRGWKVEVLDLQQGEEAGISSVSLRFEGVNAYGYTKAERGVHRLVRISPFDSNSRRHTSFCAVDVVAEVDDDIDLDIPPDELRIDTQRASGAGGQHVNKTESAIRITHLPTNIVVYCQSQRSQHKNKDQAMRQLKSKLYELKLDEKRQEMEKFYGEKGQIGWGNQIRSYVFQPYQMVKDLRTGVETGNVQAVMDGDLDPFVNGWLRAGCPRHRNKEVQLED